Proteins encoded in a region of the Hippopotamus amphibius kiboko isolate mHipAmp2 chromosome 11, mHipAmp2.hap2, whole genome shotgun sequence genome:
- the AZI2 gene encoding 5-azacytidine-induced protein 2: protein MDALVEDDICILNHEKAHRRDTVMPVSIYSGDESVASHFALVTAYEDIKKRLKDSEKENSFLKKRIRILEEKFIGARKDEETSSVGREQVNKAYHAYREVCIDRDNLKTKLDKMNKDNSESLKVLNEQLQSKEVELLQLRTEVETQQVIRNLNPPSSNWEVEKLSCDLKIHGLEQELELMRKECRDLKIELQKAKQMDPSQEDNLKSRDLQRLSISSDNMQSTYWELKREMSNLHLVTQVQAELLRKLKTSTAIKKACSPAGCGEDLGKDSTKLHLTNFTATYKRHMPLSPNGKTLCHATSSPLPGDAKVLSERAVLQSWTDHEQAIAHDGTDFQEHNSYGRNSLEDNSWVFPSPPKSSETAFGETKNKPLPSPNLPPLHYLDQYNQNCHYKH from the exons ATGGATGCACTGGTAGAAGATGATATCTGCATTCTGAATCATGAAAAAGCCCATAGGAGAGATACTGTGATGCCAGTCTCAATATATTCAGGAGATGAATCTGTTGCTTCACATTTTGCCCTTGTCACTGCATATGAAGACATCAAAAAACGACTTAAGGATTCAGAGAAAGAGaactctttcttaaaaaaaagaataagaattttgGAAGAAAAG TTTATAGGAGCTCGAAAGGATGAAGAAACAAGTTCTGTGGGACGAGAACAAGTAAATAAGGCCTATCATGCGTATCGAGAGGTTTGCATTGATAGAGATAATTTGAAGACCAAATTGGATAAAATG AATAAAGACAACTCTGAATCTTTGAAAGTGTTGAATGAACAGCTACAATCTAAAGAAGTAGAACTCCTCCAGCTGAGAACAGAGGTGGAAACTCAGCAGG TGATAAGAAATTTAAATCCACCTTCATCAAACTGGGAGGTGGAAAAGTTGAGCTGTGACCTGAAGATCCATGGTTTGGAGCAAGAACTGGAACTGATGAGGAAAGAATGTAGAGATCTCAAAATAGAGCTACAAAAAGCCAAACAAATG GATCCATCTCAGGAAGACAATCTGAAGAGCAGAGATCTGCAGAGACTAAGCATTTCAAG TGATAACATGCAAAGTACATACTGGGAACTGAAGAGAGAAATGTCTAATTTACATCTGGTGACTCAAGTACAAGCTGAACTACTAAGAAAGCTGAAAACCTCAACTGCAATCAAGAAAG CTTGCTCCCCAGCAGGATGCGGGGAAGACCTGGGGAAAGACAGCACAAAACTGCACTTGACGAATTTTACTGCAACGTACAAAAGACACATGCCTCTCTCACCAAACGGCAAAACTCTTTGTCATGCCACGTCTTCCCCTTTACCAGGAGATGCAAAGGTTTTATCAGAGAGAGCGGTTCTCCAGTCGTGGACAGATCACGAACAAGCCATTGCTCACGATGGCACAGACTTTCAGGAGCACAACTCTTACGGCAGAAATTCTCTGGAAGATAATTCGTGGGTGTTTCCAAGCCCTCCTAAATCAAGTGAGACAGCATTTGGGGAAACTAAGAATAAACCTTTGCCTTCACCTAACCTGCCACCCCTGCATTACTTGGATCAGTATAATCAGAACTGCCATTATAAACACTGA